The Clostridium beijerinckii genomic sequence AGAAAAGAAAGCTAGTATTACTATATATGTAATTAGTAAAGGGGATACTTTCTGGAACTTAGCAAAAAAATATAATACAACAGTTGACGATTTAATTAAAATAAATAAGATTGAAGATCCAGAACATATTGAAGAAGGACAAAAATTGATAATACCAGGAAGGGCAATATTCTAAAATTAATTAAATTCATAAAAAAAGAGATACTTTAAGAATTTCATTAGATGAATTCTGGAGTATCTCTTTTTTTATGAAGCAATATTATTAAGATCTAAAAATAGAAAAAGTTTTTGGATATGAAGAAAAAATATTTACATAATAAAATGAAAAATACACAAACTAAGTTTTGTTTTATAGTTGCTAATTACTTCGAACTTAAGGAAGTAAAAACTAGAGAAATTATTCTTATAGGAAACGTGGTTTGGCATTTGCAGCAGCCAAATTTCTTGAATAATTATTTAATCTGGTGGATAGAATATGTAATGCATGATATGAGGTGAGAAAATTTGAAAAAAGTTTTAAGTGGTAATTTAATAATCATTGGAGGAGCCGAAGATAAAGAAGGCAAAAAAGAAATTTTAAAAAGAGTATGTGATTCAATTGACAAAAGTAAAGATACTTTATTAATTGCAACTATTGCAACTGATTATCCTAAAGAGGCCGCAAATAAATATAAAGAGGTATTTGGAGAACTTGAAGTAAAAAATATAAAGGTATTAGATATAAGTGAGAGAACAGAAGCATCTGATGATATGAATGTAGAGCTAATCAGAGATTCTTCATTAATATTTTTTACCGGTGGAGATCAATTAAAAATAACAAGTTTAATTGGCGGAACTCCGGTTTATGATGCATTAGAAGAAGCTTGGAAGAATGGTGCATTTATAGTAGGTACTTCAGCAGGAGCATCCGTAATGAGTGACACAATGATAGTTCAAGGGGAAGATGATGATGATCCTAGAAAATGCACATTAAAAATGTCTCCAGGCCTTGGGTTGATTAAGGATGTTATAATTGACCAACATTTTGCTCAAAGAGGAAGAATAGGGAGATTATTAACAGGAATTGCACAAAACCCTGAGGTTTTAGGAATAGGAATAGATGAGAATACAGGAATAGTAGTAAACCAATCTGGAATGATAGAGGTAATAGGTGAAGGAGCAGTTTACTTTATTGATGGTAGTGCAATTACATATACTAATGTTTCAGAATTATATGCAGATGATATTTTGAGTATGCATAATGTTAAGTTGCATGTATTAACTGATGGAAATAAATTTGATCTTATAAAAAAGTCACCTTTTGAGGAGGAAAAGTTTAATCATGAAGATAATACAAAAGAGAATATATGAAGGCCAAAATATTTATTCTCATAAAAAGTGTATAAGAATAGATATGGATTTGGAAGGATATTCTGAAATAGCAAGTAAGGACATACCGAATTTTAATTTTAATCTTGTAAACATAATTCCTGAATTAAAAAATCATAGATGCGGAATTGATGAAGAAGGTGGTTTTGTTAAAAGACTAAAAGAAGGAACTTACCTAGCGCATATTTGTGAACACACTATGATAGCGATGCAAAATAATTTAGGAATAGATGTTGCTTATGGAAAGGCAAGAGAAATTAAAGGCGATATGTATTATATTATCGTACAATATGAATATAAAAATACAATACTTGAGGTGGCTAATTTAGCCATAGATTTAATGAATTCTTTGATAGCGCAAAATCCA encodes the following:
- a CDS encoding cyanophycinase, translated to MKKVLSGNLIIIGGAEDKEGKKEILKRVCDSIDKSKDTLLIATIATDYPKEAANKYKEVFGELEVKNIKVLDISERTEASDDMNVELIRDSSLIFFTGGDQLKITSLIGGTPVYDALEEAWKNGAFIVGTSAGASVMSDTMIVQGEDDDDPRKCTLKMSPGLGLIKDVIIDQHFAQRGRIGRLLTGIAQNPEVLGIGIDENTGIVVNQSGMIEVIGEGAVYFIDGSAITYTNVSELYADDILSMHNVKLHVLTDGNKFDLIKKSPFEEEKFNHEDNTKENI